From the genome of Salvia splendens isolate huo1 chromosome 7, SspV2, whole genome shotgun sequence:
ATTgatttcggtttttttaatcCCCAAAGGACCTTCTTTCAACCGGAAACGCTTTCCTCTACCGAAGCGACATGCTTCACTTATACGTTAATTTAGAGACATCTTCTTCATTAGTTTTAAGAATGCATTTAGTTTGACTTCTATATTTTTTAGGACTAGTATTAGTATTCTAGgcctttctaatttttttaaaatttcaatgtAAAGCTACTTGCAGAAGTTATTAGAGTGAGTTCTAAATATCTGGATCTATAATATAACAGAATTCATGTTTTCATATTTTGAAGCATTATTATCTCTAAGGTGTAGGGACATGGATCATAAATGATTAGATCTAGAAAAAAAATTTCGAGGATTTCCAATGTAGAAAAGCAAcgaataaaaattacaactacTAATATTGAAAAAAACAATAACTTTAGCTATGTgttaattaacttaattaaacGCATGCCTGACATTATTTGCATAGAACTAACAAGAGATGCTTCCAATAAAAGTACAACCACTTTGGCCTTGAATTTTGGTGAAAATATATTAATGCATATCCCTTTCATGTACTATATAATTAACATTTCATAGATCATACTCCGTATTGGTTTTACTATACTTGTAAAATTAAATGGAGTTTatgcaaaaatataaaatataagacAAAGAATTAGAGTTGTATCCTATACTAATGCATGCCCATAAATAATTGATAAGTGATAACGATCATCAGATTCAGAATAGAGAGACTGAGAGAGTATTAATGCACAAGTGACTGAAACATGATTTATTTAAAGAGATGACGAGCTGTCATAATAGCAACTGAGATTTACACGAGCTATCATTTACtgacataaaaaaaaaattatccttATCTTGTGTACATATTCTACTAACTATTTTCAGTCTTTTtatttcacatttcttaaaatctgcaCCGAATTAAAAGTACGACGCTAATCTTGGATACGAGAGGAGAAATGATCTATTGACCACTGGTCGTATTCATTTATAATACCAGATTCAAACTGGGAATAAGATGTTGATTTTTCCTATTCATTCAAATGATATGgctagtgtgtgtgtgtgtccaGTTTTTGGTTTCCTAGGCAATCAACTTTTGTTTGTAATAGATGAGTCTTAGTTAACCTGCATTTACAATCACATAACTTTCCTCTTAATTAACCTGTATTGTATAAGAAGAGTTCAGTTCCTTTAATCCATGAATACAAATAGTTGATGGTACAACAAGAAAATGAcctattttaaaagaaaaggcTAGATTTCATCAGCAACAAGTACCAATCAAACTCCAATCAACTAAGCCACTTTATAAAGTAtgataaagaaataataagacTAAGAATACAAACTTCAAACCACAGAAAAATGAAAGCACACCTCCTCCCTCCATATCTGAGGGATCACCAGTAATCTTGGCAAGAACACCTCCCAGACTCGAAACAATGGAACCTACTCGAATCCCGTACGGTTATTTTCCTCTCAGCAATCCTTGACACGAACTTAAGGGCTGTGTGGCAGTCCATGCATGTCCTCAAGTTCTTGAAAACCTTGATCGGTGTTCCAGGAGGAGTGCTGATGATGCCAAATGCCACAGCAAGTTTTTCACTGTGGTAGGACAGATTATGCTCTTTCTGCTCCTCCTCTACATCATGCAGCACGTAATTCGTGTGAGGAACAAACCCTTCTTCCTTCATCCTCTTTGAGATCTCAcccaaatatttcaatatatCTTTCGATTTTGGATGGGATTCATCTCCAACCAAAAAGACATGGACCTTTCTGTTGATGTTAACCCAACTCATGCCAGGTTTCTTCACCACTCCTCTCTCATCCATCAGTTGTCTAACCTTCGCCACTTCATTCCACTTCCCTGCAGTGGCGTAGATATTAGCAAGAGTGACGTAAGTAGCTGCATTCTCCGGCTCAATCTCAAACAAGGCTTCCGCAGCTTGCTCTGCAATTTCATAGTTCCCATGAATCCTGCATCCACCAAGTAAAGAAGACCACAGAAACTTGTCGGCTTTCATAGGCATTGAACGAATCATATCCTGTGCTTCCTTGAATCTTCCCGAACGACTCAAGAGATCAACCACACAAGCATAGTGGTCAGCAGTGAGAAGTAGCCCATGTTTCTCCTTTATCAAGTGGAAACATTCGAGACCTTTATCGACTAAACCTGCATGAGTGCAAGCAGATAAAACACCTACAAACGTAACATGATCAGGCTGAGTGCCAGACTTAAGCAGCATATCAAACAGCTTAAGAGCTTCATGGGGCTGCCCACTCTGAGCATATCCATTGATCAACGAGGTCCACGAGACTAAATCAGGCTTAGGCAGCCACTTGAACACTTTATCGGCTCTATCCACGCTACCACACTTGGCATACATATGCACAAGCGAGCTAGCCGCAAAAGAGCACGGATCAAACCCAATTCGCATCATGTGCCCGTGGACCTGCCTGCCTAATTCCTCGGCAGTTTGATGAGCGCACGCGTTCAAAACCCCTGCAAACGTGTACTCGTTAGGGCTAATCCCACAACACaagaaatcagaaaacaaagaAAGGCCATCTTCCCACCTCCCATCTCCAAAATACCGATCAATCATTGCTGTCCAAACCACAATGTCTTTCCCTTCTACCCTATCAAAAATGTACCTTGCCTCGTTTAGGCTCCCACACTTCCCATACACATCCATCAGAGCACTCGAAACCACAGCATCAGAATCCAACCCTGTTCTGATTATACGCCCATGAATCTCTTTCCCTAACCGCAACGAATGCATGGCAGCCGAAGCCGTGAGGACACTAGACACGGTGAACTTATTGCACATGAGATGCTCATTTCTCTGCATTAATCTGTACAGCTCCAAGGCATGCCAAGGTTGTTTATGCTTCACGTAGCCTGAAATCATGGCCGTCCACGAAAAGTTGTCTCTTTCAGACATTTCATCGAACAGCTCCCTTGCTTCTAAAACCATGCCTAATCTCACGTAGCCCGATATCAAAGTGTTCCAAGAACACAAATCCCTCTCGCCCATTTCATCAAACAGCTTGCGGGCATCCGACATACTGCCACATTTGCAATACAGCTCAAGAATCTTGTTGGAGATAAACACTCCAGCCAGGAAACCAGAGCGATTGATATAGTCATGGACTCTTTTGCCCTCATTTAGAGCCCTTTTCTCAATGCAGAGCTGCAGGATTTTAGAATAAGCAGCGGGAGGGGGGCGAACTTGATTTTCTAGGAATGGAATCACGTCTTTCAATCGTTTCTGGTGGCAGAGATGTTGGATGGTTTCAATGAAATCGGCATCTCTGCCCGAGTGAATCGGTGCAAAGAAAGGATTTGGCGATGGTGTTAGTTGAATGGAATGGGGTGTGGAAGAATACGAACAGCCGAGTAATTTTCGAAGCTGAAATGGATTTCGCTTCATTGCTTCACTGATAGATTTACTTGACGCCTTTCTTCCACATACTGAcactttcaagtttcaaccCATGCCGGAAAAGAGCCAATTAAA
Proteins encoded in this window:
- the LOC121811602 gene encoding pentatricopeptide repeat-containing protein At4g37170-like encodes the protein MKRNPFQLRKLLGCSYSSTPHSIQLTPSPNPFFAPIHSGRDADFIETIQHLCHQKRLKDVIPFLENQVRPPPAAYSKILQLCIEKRALNEGKRVHDYINRSGFLAGVFISNKILELYCKCGSMSDARKLFDEMGERDLCSWNTLISGYVRLGMVLEARELFDEMSERDNFSWTAMISGYVKHKQPWHALELYRLMQRNEHLMCNKFTVSSVLTASAAMHSLRLGKEIHGRIIRTGLDSDAVVSSALMDVYGKCGSLNEARYIFDRVEGKDIVVWTAMIDRYFGDGRWEDGLSLFSDFLCCGISPNEYTFAGVLNACAHQTAEELGRQVHGHMMRIGFDPCSFAASSLVHMYAKCGSVDRADKVFKWLPKPDLVSWTSLINGYAQSGQPHEALKLFDMLLKSGTQPDHVTFVGVLSACTHAGLVDKGLECFHLIKEKHGLLLTADHYACVVDLLSRSGRFKEAQDMIRSMPMKADKFLWSSLLGGCRIHGNYEIAEQAAEALFEIEPENAATYVTLANIYATAGKWNEVAKVRQLMDERGVVKKPGMSWVNINRKVHVFLVGDESHPKSKDILKYLGEISKRMKEEGFVPHTNYVLHDVEEEQKEHNLSYHSEKLAVAFGIISTPPGTPIKVFKNLRTCMDCHTALKFVSRIAERKITVRDSSRFHCFESGRCSCQDYW